A window of Syntrophus gentianae contains these coding sequences:
- a CDS encoding nucleotidyltransferase substrate binding protein, with the protein MTTQDIRWIQRFNHFSKAFSQLSDAVQLVRKRPLSKLEEQGLIQVFEYTHELAWNTLKDFLESRGVRNLYGSKDTTREAFKTGLVENGEVWMDMIQSRNLTSHTYDESTASHIVSAILNAYFAEFEAFNRKLIKIKQEEEP; encoded by the coding sequence ATGACAACACAAGACATTCGCTGGATTCAGCGCTTTAACCACTTCAGCAAAGCTTTTTCGCAACTGAGTGACGCCGTGCAACTGGTACGGAAGCGGCCTCTCTCGAAACTCGAAGAACAGGGGCTGATCCAGGTTTTTGAATACACCCACGAACTCGCCTGGAATACGCTGAAAGATTTTCTGGAAAGCCGGGGCGTCCGCAATCTGTATGGCTCAAAAGATACCACCCGTGAAGCTTTCAAAACGGGGTTGGTCGAAAATGGTGAAGTGTGGATGGACATGATCCAAAGCCGCAATTTGACCTCTCACACCTACGATGAATCCACAGCGTCCCATATCGTCTCCGCCATTCTCAATGCCTACTTCGCAGAATTCGAGGCATTTAACAGAAAACTGATTAAGATAAAACAGGAAGAAGAGCCATGA